The Epinephelus lanceolatus isolate andai-2023 chromosome 14, ASM4190304v1, whole genome shotgun sequence genome has a window encoding:
- the LOC144466823 gene encoding trace amine-associated receptor 13c-like produces METLEESELCFPQLLNSSCRKPKRSLTEAVLLYSLLSFISLLTVILNLLVIISISHFKQLHTTTNFLLLSLAVSDFIVGLHMFFEIFLTVGCWLFGDIMCVLHLYLSYIITAASVGTMVLISVDRYVAICDPLHYSIKVTVTRVKICICLCWVCSLLYNSLIMMDNLKQPGRYHSCSGECVVVINYIAGVVDLILTFIGPVTVIIVLYMRVFVVAVSQARAMQSHIAAVTLQRSVKVNAKKSEMKAARTLGVVVVVFLTCLCPYSSSSLAGQDSLFGVTSVPIQIWLFYLNSSLNPMIYAFCYPWFLKSMKLIVTFKICQPDSCDANIL; encoded by the exons ATGGAGACTCTGGAAGAAAGTGAACTCTGCTTTCCACAActcctcaactcctcttgcaggAAGCCAAAGCGTTCACTCACTGAGGCTGTGCTTCTTTACAGTCTTCTGTCCTTCATCTCTCTGCTCACTGTGATTCTCAACCTGCTGGTCATCATCTCCATCTCACACTTCAA GCAGCTCCACACCACCAccaacttcctcctcctctctctggctgtctcaGATTTCATTGTGGGCCTCCACATGTTCTTTGAGATTTTCCTCACAGTCGGCTGCTGGTTATTTGGTGACATCATGTGTGTCCTGCATCTGTATCTATCATATATTATTACTGCTGCCTCAGTAGGAACCATGGTGCTCATATCAGTTGATCGTTATGTAGCCATTTGTGACCCTCTGCATTACTccatcaaggtcactgtgacaagAGTTAAAATCTGTATTTGCCTTTGTTGGGTCTGTTCTCTTCTGTACAACAGTCTGATAATGATGGATAACTTAAAACAACCAGGCAGGTATCATTCCTGCTCAGGAGAGTGTGTGGTTGTCATTAACTATATTGCAGGAGTTGTTGACCTGATTTTAACCTTTATTGGTCCTGTCACTGTCATCATAGTTTTGTATATGAGAGTATTTGTGGTGGCTGTGTCTCAGGCTCGTGCCATGCAGTCTCATATTGCAGCAGTCACACTTCAGCGTTCAGTGAAAGTAAATGCAAAGAAATCTGAGATGAAAGCAGCCAGGACTCTCGGTGTGGTTGTAGTTGTGTTTCTGACATGCCTTTGCCCAtattcctcttcttctcttgcaGGCCAGGACAGCTTGTTTGGCGTGACCTCTGTGCCCATACAAATCTGGCTGTTCTATTTAAATTCTAGTCTCAACCCAATGATCTATGCTTTTTGCTACCCCTGGTTTCTGAAATCCATGAAGCTCAttgtaacatttaaaatatgtcaGCCTGACTCCTGCGATGCCAACATATTATAG
- the LOC144466824 gene encoding trace amine-associated receptor 8c-like, with product METLEESELCFPQLLNSSCRKPKRSLTEAVLLYSLLSFISLLTVILNLLVIISISHFKQLHTTTNFLLLSLAVSDFIVGLHMFFEIFLTVSCWLFGDIMCVLHLYLSYIITAASVGTMVLISVDRYVAICDPLHYSIKVTVTRVKICICLCWVCSLLYNSLIMMDNLKQPGRYHSCSGECVVVINYIAGVVDLILTFIGPVTVIIVLYMRVFVVAVSQARAMQSHIAAVRRQGSVKVNAKKSEMKAARTLGVVVVVFLTCLCPYSSSSLAGQDSLFGVTSVPIQIWLFYLNSSLNPMIYAFCYPWFLKSMKLIVTFKICQPDSCDANIL from the exons ATGGAGACTCTGGAAGAAAGTGAACTCTGCTTTCCACAActcctcaactcctcttgcaggAAGCCAAAGCGTTCACTCACTGAGGCTGTGCTTCTTTACAGTCTTCTGTCCTTCATCTCTCTGCTCACTGTGATTCTCAACCTGCTGGTCATCATCTCCATCTCACACTTCAA GCAGCTCCACACCACCAccaacttcctcctcctctctctggctgtctcaGATTTCATTGTGGGCCTCCACATGTTCTTTGAGATTTTCCTCACAGTCAGCTGCTGGTTATTTGGTGACATCATGTGTGTCCTGCATCTGTATCTATCATATATTATTACTGCTGCCTCAGTAGGAACCATGGTGCTCATATCAGTTGATCGTTATGTAGCCATTTGTGACCCTCTGCATTACTccatcaaggtcactgtgacaagAGTTAAAATCTGTATTTGCCTTTGTTGGGTCTGTTCTCTTCTGTACAACAGTCTGATAATGATGGATAACTTAAAACAACCAGGCAGGTATCATTCCTGCTCTGGAGAGTGTGTGGTTGTCATTAACTATATTGCAGGAGTTGTTGACCTGATTTTAACCTTTATTGGTCCTGTCACTGTCATCATAGTTTTGTATATGAGAGTATTTGTGGTGGCTGTGTCTCAGGCTCGTGCCATGCAGTCTCATATTGCAGCAGTCAGGCGTCAGGGTTCAGTGAAAGTAAATGCAAAGAAATCTGAGATGAAAGCAGCCAGGACTCTCGGTGTGGTTGTAGTTGTGTTTCTGACATGCCTTTGCCCAtattcctcttcttctcttgcaGGCCAGGACAGCTTGTTTGGCGTGACCTCTGTGCCCATACAAATCTGGCTGTTCTATTTAAATTCTAGTCTCAACCCAATGATCTATGCTTTTTGCTACCCCTGGTTTCTGAAATCCATGAAGCTCAttgtaacatttaaaatatgtcaGCCTGACTCCTGCGATGCCAACATATTATAG
- the LOC144466790 gene encoding trace amine-associated receptor 8a-like, giving the protein MKIDGWVDEASCRRPKRSLTEAVLLFSLLYFIALFTVTLNLLVIISISHFKQLHTPTNFLLLSLAVSDFFVGLLMFFQIMLTDGCWFLGDLMCVIYYVLNSIVTSSTVGTMVLISVDRYVAICDPLHYSTKITVRRVRICICLYWISSVLHNSLIMMDNLKQPGRYNSCSGECVVVINNIAGVADLILTFIGPVTVIIVLYMRVFVVAVSQARAMQSHIAAVRRQGSVKVNAKKSEMKAAKTLGVVVVVFLTCLCPYFSSSLAGQDSLFGVTSVPIETWLFYLNSSLNPMIYAFCYPWFLKSIKLIVTFKICQPDSCDANIL; this is encoded by the exons atgaaaatagatggatgggtggatgaaGCCTCCTGCAGGAGGCCAAAGCGTTCTCTCACTGAGGCTGTGCTTCTTTTCAGTCTTCTCTATTTCATCGCTCTGTTCACTGTGACTCTCAACCTGCTGGTCATCATCTCCATCTCACACTTCAA GCAGCTCCACACCCCCAccaacttcctcctcctctctctggctgtctcaGATTTCTTCGTGGGCCTTCTCATGTTCTTCCAAATCATGCTCACAGACGGCTGCTGGTTCCTCGGTGACCTCATGTGTGTTAtatattatgttttaaattccaTTGTTACATCTTCCACAGTAGGAACCATGGTGCTCATATCAGTCGACCGTTACGTAGCCATTTGTGATCCTCTGCATTACTCCACCAAAATCACTGTGAGAAGAGTTAGAATCTgtatttgcctttattggattAGTTCTGTTCTACACAACAGTCTGATAATGATGGATAACTTAAAACAACCAGGCAGGTATAATTCCTGCTCAGGAGAGTGTGTGGTTGTCATTAACAACATTGCAGGAGTTGCTGACCTCATTTTAACCTTTATTGGTCCTGTCACTGTCATCATAGTTTTGTATATGAGAGTATTTGTGGTGGCTGTGTCTCAGGCTCGTGCCATGCAGTCTCATATTGCAGCAGTCAGGCGTCAGGGTTCAGTGAAAGTAAATGCAAAGAAATCTGAGATGAAAGCAGCCAAGACTCTTGGTGTGGTTGTAGTTGTGTTTCTGACATGCCTTTGCCCatatttctcttcttctcttgcaGGCCAGGACAGCTTGTTTGGCGTGACCTCTGTGCCCATAGAAACCTGGCTGTTCTATTTAAATTCAAGTCTCAACCCGATGATCTATGCTTTTTGCTACCCTtggtttttaaaatctattaaGCTCAttgtaacatttaaaatatgtcaGCCTGACTCCTGTGATGCCAACATATTATAG